One window from the genome of Oryza glaberrima chromosome 3, OglaRS2, whole genome shotgun sequence encodes:
- the LOC127765240 gene encoding E3 ubiquitin-protein ligase AIP2-like, giving the protein METEDDDHRLHPRTRTIADLLNQLDQIHSTSATRTTGGGGGVAPASDEAIEALKDVDAAAITGTGDDVGNQPPPPECAICLHHGAAPAGWKEMPCGHRFHGGCLEKWLRAHGTCPMCRHQMPTTTAPPPPAAEQEDYLDVDEEDDAGDEEEAGVGPPPLELRVVVAH; this is encoded by the coding sequence ATGGAGACGGAGGACGACGACCATCGCCTGCACCCCCGCACGCGCACCATCGCCGACCTGCTCAACCAGCTCGACCAGATTCACTCCACCTCGGCGACAAgaaccaccggcggcggcggcggcgtggcgcctgCCTCGGACGAGGCGATCGAGGCGCTCAAGGACGTCGACGCGGCTGCCATCACCGgcaccggcgacgacgtcggcaaccagccgccgccgccggagtgcGCGATCTGCCTCCACCACGGGGCGGCGCCCGCGGGGTGGAAGGAGATGCCGTGCGGGCACCGGTTCCACGGCGGGTGCCTGGAGAAGTGGCTGCGCGCGCACGGCACGTGCCCCATGTGCCGCCACCAGATGCCGACCactaccgcgccgccgccgcctgcagccgAGCAGGAGGATTATCTGGATGTtgatgaggaggacgacgccggcgatgaggaggaggctggTGTGGGGCCGCCGCCGTTGGAGTTGCGAGTGGTGGTAGCGCACTAG